A DNA window from Castanea sativa cultivar Marrone di Chiusa Pesio chromosome 7, ASM4071231v1 contains the following coding sequences:
- the LOC142643862 gene encoding cyclic nucleotide-gated ion channel 1-like isoform X1, with amino-acid sequence MTTPRQSNQTQGNDARKAIESWYNILLVSSRAIALSLDPLFFFVPVIHEDKKCISEDKKMWINAIFWRSVLDFIYLVHVVVKFYKNKKEGASNTASTKHQRHPRMCFMFDIIVILPIPQVAGAFWYFFSTQRLISCWRKACLHQGGCIEGSFTCDHRFGNLSALHDFCSIDSINTSTFDFGIFLEARKSGILESTDFPKKLIYSAWWGVRNLSSYGSNLQTSTYIWENMFALGTSTFGLLLFLYLLGNLQVYMQRRASKYVEKSGEGKNQALDEAVVENILNELEQLYKQRIASKSNEKLPKKRRCCC; translated from the exons GAAAGCCATAGAGAGCTGGTATAATATCTTACTTGTATCGTCGCGTGCAATCGCACTATCACTGGATCCCTTGTTCTTTTTTGTTCCTGTGATCCATGAAGACAAGAAGTGCATTAGTGAAGACAAAAAAATGTGGATCAATGCTATTTTTTGGCGATCGGTCCTAGATTTCATTTACCTGGTGCAtgttgttgtgaaattttataagaataagAAAGAAGGTGCGTCAAATACTGCAAGCACAAAACATCAAAGGCACCCGCGGATGTGTTTCATGTTCGACATTATAGTTATTCTTCCCATTCCACAG GTAGCAGGAGCCTTTTGGTATTTTTTCTCAACTCAACGACTGATATCTTGTTGGCGTAAAGCGTGTTTGCATCAAGGTGGATGCATCGAAGGTTCTTTTACCTGTGACCACCGTTTTGGAAATCTCTCTGCTTTACATGATTTCTGCTCAATTGATTCAATAAATACAAGTACCTTTGATTTTGGAATATTTCTCGAAGCCCGTAAGTCCGGGATCTTAGAGTCCAcagattttccaaaaaaattaatttactctGCCTGGTGGGGCGTGCGAAATTTAAG TTCTTATGGTTCAAACCTCCAAACAAGTACGTACATATGGGAAAACATGTTTGCACTTGGAACTTCTACCTTTGGCCtgttattatttctttatctcTTGGGAAACTTGCAG GTTTACATGCAGCGTAGAGCTTCAAAATATGTAGAAAAATCTGGTGAAGGAAAGAATCAGGCATTGGATGAAGCTGTTGTTGAAAACATACTAAATGAATTGGAACAGCTTTACAAGCAGCGAATTGcttcaaaatcaaatgaaaaattacccaaaaaaagaaggtgCTGTTGTTGA
- the LOC142643862 gene encoding cyclic nucleotide-gated ion channel 1-like isoform X2: MTNALSEMRRTEYTNNVKILNIVLLIQYVPRVLQIYQSLKELEKFKNIPILIRASFNFFLFLLGGHVAGAFWYFFSTQRLISCWRKACLHQGGCIEGSFTCDHRFGNLSALHDFCSIDSINTSTFDFGIFLEARKSGILESTDFPKKLIYSAWWGVRNLSSYGSNLQTSTYIWENMFALGTSTFGLLLFLYLLGNLQVYMQRRASKYVEKSGEGKNQALDEAVVENILNELEQLYKQRIASKSNEKLPKKRRCCC; the protein is encoded by the exons ATGACAAACGCACTCTCAGAAATGAGACGCACGGAATATACAAATAATGTAAAAATCTTGAACATTGTTCTTCTCATCCAATATGTGCCAAGAGTTCTTCAAATCTACCAATCCTTGAAGGAACtggagaaatttaaaaatattcccATACTGATCAGAGCttcattcaatttctttttattccTCCTTGGTGGTCAT GTAGCAGGAGCCTTTTGGTATTTTTTCTCAACTCAACGACTGATATCTTGTTGGCGTAAAGCGTGTTTGCATCAAGGTGGATGCATCGAAGGTTCTTTTACCTGTGACCACCGTTTTGGAAATCTCTCTGCTTTACATGATTTCTGCTCAATTGATTCAATAAATACAAGTACCTTTGATTTTGGAATATTTCTCGAAGCCCGTAAGTCCGGGATCTTAGAGTCCAcagattttccaaaaaaattaatttactctGCCTGGTGGGGCGTGCGAAATTTAAG TTCTTATGGTTCAAACCTCCAAACAAGTACGTACATATGGGAAAACATGTTTGCACTTGGAACTTCTACCTTTGGCCtgttattatttctttatctcTTGGGAAACTTGCAG GTTTACATGCAGCGTAGAGCTTCAAAATATGTAGAAAAATCTGGTGAAGGAAAGAATCAGGCATTGGATGAAGCTGTTGTTGAAAACATACTAAATGAATTGGAACAGCTTTACAAGCAGCGAATTGcttcaaaatcaaatgaaaaattacccaaaaaaagaaggtgCTGTTGTTGA